The Solanum lycopersicum chromosome 9, SLM_r2.1 genome window below encodes:
- the LOC101246853 gene encoding LOW QUALITY PROTEIN: cytochrome P450 76A1-like (The sequence of the model RefSeq protein was modified relative to this genomic sequence to represent the inferred CDS: inserted 1 base in 1 codon), which yields MDWEFNFYILCSTIIFLLAFIFLIYQKNSSFSKYNLPPGPNGLPIFGNXFDLAGSEPYKKIASLKDKYGPILWLKIGPSMNIMVIQTSYSSSELFKYHDVTFSDRNIVDVNLAHNFYKGSMALAPYGNYWRFSRRICTVEMFVHKRINETTLIRQKSMNRMLGWIEKKASSGGGVIEGIEVTRYVFLASFNMLGNMILSKDLVTDPESEKGSMFFNAMMGIMEWSGVPNISDIFPCLKMFDLQGLRKKMKRDMGKAIEIIKNFIEERIEERKKGEENKSIKDLLDVLLDFEGSGKGEPAKLSEHEITIIILEMFLAGTETTSSSVEWALTELLRHPRAMTKVKLEISQVIGPNKKFKERHIDSLPYMQAILKESLCLHPPLPFLIPRKAIQDTKFMGHDVPKGTQVLVNVWAIGRDPECWNDPFEFKPERFLESKVDVKGQNHELIPFGAGRRMCAGLPLGHRMMHFAFGSLLHEFDWELPNNVSPKSINMEESMGITARKKQPLKVIPKRV from the exons atggattgggaatttaatttttacataCTTTGTTCTACTATAATCTTTTTATTAGcttttatcttcttgatttaccaaaaaaattcatctttttCCAAGTATAATTTACCTCCAGGACCAAATGGATTACCAATTTTTGGTA TATTTGATCTTGCTGGATCAGAACCATACAAAAAAATTGCAAGTTTAAAAGACAAATATGGCCCTATTTTATGGCTAAAAATTGGTCCCTCAATGAACATAATGGTAATTCAAACATCATATTCATCAAGTGAATTATTCAAGTATCATGATGTTACATTTTCAGATAGGAACATAGTTGATGTTAATTTAGCACATAATTTCTATAAAGGGTCAATGGCTTTAGCTCCCTATGGTAATTATTGGCGATTTTCGAGACGAATTTGTACTGTGGAAATGTTTGTACACAAAAGGATAAACGAGACAACACTCATTAGGCAAAAATCGATGAATAGAATGCTTGGATGGATAGAGAAAAAAGCGAGCTCAGGAGGAGGGGTAATCGAGGGGATTGAAGTGACACGTTATGTGTTCCTAGCATCGTTTAATATGCTAGGTAACATGATTTTGTCTAAAGACTTAGTGACGGATCCAGAATCTGAAAAAGGGTCAATGTTTTTTAACGCGATGATGGGGATCATGGAATGGTCCGGCGTTCCGAATATTTCGGATATTTTTCCATGTCTAAAAATGTTTGATCTACAAggtttaaggaaaaaaatgaaacgtGATATGGGAAAAGCTATAGAAAttattaagaattttattgAAGAACgtatagaagaaagaaaaaaaggtgaagaaaataaatcaattaaagatTTATTGGATGTTTTGCTTGATTTTGAAGGAAGTGGAAAAGGTGAACCAGCTAAATTATCAGAACATGAAATCACAATTATTATATTG GAAATGTTTCTAGCTGGAACAGAAACAACTAGTAGCAGTGTGGAGTGGGCATTGACTGAGTTATTGCGCCATCCACGAGCTATGACCAAAGTGAAATTagaaatttcacaagtaatTGGTCCTAATAAAAAGTTCAAAGAGCGTCACATAGACAGTCTACCATATATGCAAGCGATTCTCAAGGAATCGTTATGTTTACATCCTCCACTCCCTTTCTTAATTCCAAGAAAAGCAATTCAAGACACAAAGTTCATGGGCCATGATGTACCAAAAGGGACTCAAGTGCTTGTGAACGTCTGGGCAATTGGAAGAGATCCTGAATGTTGGAACGACCCTTTCGAGTTCAAGCCCGAGAGGTTTCTTGAATCAAAAGTAGATGTTAAGGGGCAAAATCACGAGTTGATTCCATTTGGTGCTGGGAGAAGGATGTGTGCTGGCCTTCCTCTAGGTCATCGTATGATGCATTTCGCGTTTGGATCGTTGCTTCATGAATTCGATTGGGAGCTTCCTAATAATGTTTCTCCTAAGTCCATTAACATGGAGGAAAGTATGGGAATTACAGCAAGGAAAAAACAACCTTTGAAAGTGATACCTAAAAGAGTTTGA
- the LOC101264665 gene encoding cytochrome P450 76A2-like, whose protein sequence is MDWDWNYVVWSIIIIVSTTLIIVFSKRNSSCYKLPPGPPGIPIFGNMFDLGALPYQTIAQYKQKYGPIVWFKIGSVKTMSILSAKTATEFFKNHDFVFAERKIMDTMLVHDYNLGSLAIARYGTYWRVLRRICTVEMFVHKRINETMDIRRKCVDDMIHWIENEVSSKEVKGSGIEVTRFVFLSTFNMLGNLMFSRDLVHPGSKKASEFFNAMMRIMVLSSIPNISDIFPCLRRFDLQGLKKKMHREIGIALGIASTFVKERMKEREHGEVKKKDFLDVLLEFEGSGKDEPSKLSEHQITIFILEMFLAGSETTSSSVEWTLTELLRHPEAMGRVKAEISRIVVQKKKFEESEIDNLPYMQAVVKEVLRLHPPLPFLVPRRAMHDTNFMGYDIPEDTQVFVNVWAIGRDPEYWDDPLDFKPERFLNSKTDFKGQCYEFLPFGAGRRMCVGLPLGNRMLHFVLGSLLHEFDWELPSNVTPVSMDMKERMGMTVRKFNPLTAVPTKTSG, encoded by the exons atggattGGGATTGGAACTATGTTGTTTGGTCTATAATCATCATAGTATCAACAACTCTAATCATAGTATTTTCCAAAAGAAATTCTTCTTGTTACAAGTTACCACCAGGACCACCTGGAATCCCAATTTTTGGCAACATGTTTGATCTAGGAGCATTACCATATCAAACAATAGCACagtataaacaaaaatatggACCTATTGTATGGTTCAAAATTGGCTCTGTCAAAACCATGTCAATTTTATCAGCCAAAACAGCTACTGAGTTTTTCAAGAACCACGATTTTGTCTTCGCGGAGCGTAAAATCATGGACACCATGTTGGTTCATGACTACAACCTAGGGTCATTAGCTATAGCCCGGTATGGGACGTATTGGCGCGTGCTAAGAAGGATATGCACCGTTGAAATGTTCGTGCACAAAAGGATCAATGAAACAATGGATATAAGGAGGAAATGTGTTGATGATATGATTCATTGGATTGAGAATGAAGTGAGTTCAAAGGAAGTCAAGGGAAGTGGGATTGAGGTAACGCGATTTGTGTTCCTCTCAACGTTTAATATGCTAGGGAACTTGATGTTTTCGCGTGATTTAGTCCATCCAGGATCAAAGAAAGCTTCCGAGTTCTTCAATGCTATGATGAGGATCATGGTTTTGTCAAGCATTCCGAATATCTCAGACATTTTTCCATGTCTTAGGAGGTTTGATTTACAaggcttgaagaagaagatgcatCGCGAAATAGGAATAGCTCTTGGCATTGCCTCTACGTTTGTTAAGGAACGAATGAAGGAGCGCGAACATGGtgaagtgaaaaagaaagattttttagATGTGTTGCTTGAATTTGAGGGTAGTGGAAAAGATGAACCAAGTAAGCTATCAGAACATCAGATCACTATATTCATATTG GAGATGTTTTTAGCGGGGTCAGAGACGACTAGCAGCAGTGTAGAATGGACGTTGACAGAGCTCCTACGCCATCCTGAAGCAATGGGAAGAGTAAAAGCAGAGATATCTCGAATTGTAGTTCAAAAGAAGAAGTTTGAAGAAAGTGAGATTGACAATCTGCCCTATATGCAAGCTGTGGTTAAAGAAGTGTTAAGATTACATCCTCCTCTTCCATTCTTAGTGCCAAGAAGAGCGATGCACGATACTAACTTCATGGGGTATGACATACCAGAAGACACTCAAGTGTTTGTGAACGTATGGGCAATTGGAAGAGATCCTGAATACTGGGACGACCCTTTGGATTTCAAGCCTGAGAGGTTCCTTAACTCGAAGACTGACTTCAAAGGACAGTGTTACGAGTTCTTACCATTTGGTGCTGGTAGAAGGATGTGTGTAGGCCTTCCTTTAGGTAATCGAATGTTACACTTTGTTTTAGGCTCGTTGCTTCATGAATTCGATTGGGAGCTTCCTAGTAATGTCACTCCTGTATCAATGGACATGAAGGAGAGGATGGGAATGACAGTGAGGAAATTCAATCCTTTGACAGCAGTACCAACAAAAACATCTGGTTAA
- the GGPS gene encoding geranylgeranyl diphosphate synthase yields MVFSMVMSFSPSLCLPRSRMVMQKAIQCSSSVSTASESVKFDLKTYWTTLISDINQKLDEAVPVKYPNQIYEAMRYSVLAKGAKRSPPIMCVAACELFGGNRLAAFPTACALEMVHAASLIHDDLPCMDDDTTRRGLPANHTVFGVDMAILAGDALFPLGFQHIVSHTPSDLVPEDRVLRVITEIARAVGSTGMAAGQFLDLEGGPNAVDFVQEKKYGEMGECSAVCGALLAGASDEEIQHMRKYGRAVGVLYRVVDDILEAKKTENKTEGKKKKGKSYVSVYGIEKAVKVAEDLRAQAKRELDGLEKYGDKVMPLYSFLDYAADRGFSIDGQV; encoded by the exons ATGGTTTTCTCCATGGTGATGAGCTTTTCACCTAGTTTATGTCTTCCAAGGAGCCGCATGGTTATGCAGAAAGCAATCCAATGCTCTTCTTCTGTTTCGACAGCATCTGAGTCCGTCAAGTTTGATCTTAAGACTTATTGGACAACTCTAATTAGTGATATCAACCAGAAACTTGATGAGGCAGTTCCAGTCAAGTACCCAAATCAGATTTATGAGGCCATGCGCTACTCTGTCCTGGCCAAGGGTGCCAAAAGGTCCCCACCCATCATGTGTGTCGCAGCTTGTGAGCTTTTCGGAGGAAATCGCCTTGCTGCCTTTCCCACTGCCTGTGCCTTAGAGATG GTTCATGCTGCTTCATTGATTCATGATGATTTGCCCTGCATGGATGATGACACAACTCGACGAGGTCTACCTGCAAATCACACAGTTTTTGGTGTAGATATGGCAATTTTAGCCGGGGATGCCTTGTTCCCTCTTGGTTTCCAGCATATTGTGTCCCACACTCCAAGTGATCTCGTTCCCGAGGATCGAGTCCTCCGGGTTATTACAGAGATTGCTCGAGCTGTGGGGTCCACTGGCATGGCTGCTGGTCAGTTCCTTGACCTTGAGGGTGGACCAAATGCTGTTGATTTTgttcaagaaaagaaatatgGTGAAATGGGTGAGTGCTCTGCCGTTTGTGGAGCTCTCTTGGCTGGTGCTTCAGATGAGGAGATCCAACACATGAGAAAATACGGTCGAGCTGTTGGTGTCTTATATCGTGTTGTTGACGATATATTGGAAGCAAAGAAGACGGAGAACAAAACTGAggggaagaaaaagaaaggcaAAAGCTATGTCAGCGTTTATGGCATTGAGAAGGCTGTGAAAGTTGCTGAGGATCTAAGAGCGCAGGCTAAGAGAGAGTTAGATGGTCTCGAGAAATACGGCGATAAAGTCATGCCACTTTACAGTTTTCTTGATTATGCTGCAGATAGAGGTTTTAGCATTGATGGCCAAGTCTAG